From the Rhodococcus sp. NBC_00297 genome, one window contains:
- a CDS encoding phytoene desaturase family protein, with protein MIDAAVVGSGHNALVSAAYLTDAGWSVRVLERDTVVGGAASTVERFPGHKVDRGSSAHIMIRQTGIIEELRLADHGLRYLDCDPWAFAPPPPGTDEPGIVFSVDLDATCASIEAACGRKDADAYRAFVALWGPRSARVMTSFGSPPTGRALLSSFWGMDASDGAAALSREFLASGDSLLNRWFDSERLKAALAWFGAQSGPPMSEPGTAPMVAFNALMHTTPPGRAVGGSGALSVALQTKIEADGGTVTLGDAVVSVTRVGDGWSVRTASGEEVRARTVIAGCHILTTLDLLDAGGFDTATTESWRRQIDVGPGIGMVVRASTSSLPQYPGAPGVESSSRGLQLLVHDRAQLRRAHGAASAGDLPPAPVVLAMSFSAVDPSIAKPGEHQVSLWSQWHPYRLADGRSWRGGSPEVAELEGDRIVAEVDKYAPGFADSILQRHTQSPWDLEQELGLVGGNVMHVEMSLHQMMMWRPMPALADMTVPGAPSFFLTGASMHPGGGVSGSSGRSAARLAIAERAGSPLKRVASRLGAALPGRR; from the coding sequence GTGATCGATGCCGCCGTCGTCGGATCGGGTCACAACGCACTCGTCTCCGCCGCCTACCTGACCGATGCCGGATGGTCCGTCCGCGTCCTCGAACGAGACACCGTCGTCGGAGGCGCGGCCTCCACGGTCGAGCGCTTCCCCGGCCACAAGGTGGATCGGGGCTCGTCCGCGCACATCATGATCCGGCAGACCGGCATCATCGAGGAGTTGCGTCTCGCCGATCACGGCCTGCGCTATCTCGACTGCGACCCGTGGGCGTTCGCGCCGCCTCCGCCCGGCACCGACGAGCCGGGCATCGTGTTCTCCGTGGACCTGGACGCCACCTGTGCCTCGATCGAGGCGGCGTGCGGACGCAAGGACGCGGACGCGTACCGCGCGTTCGTCGCACTGTGGGGGCCCCGCAGCGCACGTGTCATGACGTCGTTCGGGAGTCCGCCCACCGGGAGGGCTCTGCTGTCCTCCTTCTGGGGCATGGACGCGAGCGACGGTGCGGCGGCCCTGTCCCGCGAGTTCCTCGCGTCGGGCGACTCGCTTCTGAACCGGTGGTTCGACAGCGAGCGCCTGAAAGCGGCTCTCGCGTGGTTCGGCGCCCAGTCCGGTCCGCCGATGTCCGAGCCCGGCACGGCCCCGATGGTGGCCTTCAACGCTCTGATGCACACGACCCCGCCCGGCCGCGCCGTCGGCGGCAGTGGCGCGCTGAGCGTCGCGCTGCAGACGAAGATCGAGGCCGACGGAGGCACCGTCACCCTCGGTGACGCCGTCGTGTCGGTCACGCGTGTCGGAGACGGATGGTCGGTCCGCACCGCGAGTGGCGAGGAGGTGCGCGCACGCACGGTCATCGCCGGGTGCCACATCCTGACCACGCTCGACCTCCTCGACGCCGGCGGTTTCGACACGGCGACGACGGAGTCGTGGCGACGGCAGATCGACGTGGGGCCGGGCATCGGCATGGTGGTCCGCGCATCGACGTCGTCGTTGCCGCAGTATCCCGGCGCTCCCGGCGTCGAGTCGTCCAGCCGCGGACTGCAACTGCTGGTACACGACCGGGCCCAGCTCCGTCGGGCGCACGGAGCGGCATCGGCAGGCGATCTCCCGCCGGCGCCGGTGGTGCTGGCCATGAGCTTCAGCGCGGTCGACCCGTCGATCGCGAAGCCCGGCGAACACCAGGTCTCGCTGTGGTCGCAGTGGCACCCGTACCGACTGGCCGACGGTCGGAGCTGGCGAGGCGGCAGCCCGGAGGTGGCGGAACTGGAGGGTGATCGGATCGTCGCCGAGGTGGACAAGTACGCCCCCGGCTTCGCCGACAGCATCCTGCAGCGGCACACCCAGTCCCCGTGGGACCTCGAACAGGAACTCGGGCTCGTCGGGGGCAACGTGATGCACGTCGAGATGTCACTGCACCAGATGATGATGTGGCGCCCCATGCCGGCGCTCGCGGACATGACCGTGCCCGGAGCCCCGTCGTTCTTCCTGACCGGCGCCTCGATGCACCCCGGCGGCGGTGTCTCCGGATCCAGCGGCCGCAGTGCCGCCCGGCTCGCGATCGCCGAACGCGCGGGCAGTCCTCTGAAGCGCGTGGCGTCGCGTCTGGGCGCCGCTCTCCCGGGCCGCCGATGA
- a CDS encoding GNAT family N-acetyltransferase has translation MRRRLTEALSVYVAAMGYPRGTELHRAPMWAEHILRPGWGAVGGVSHDDHLVAIAYCYRGAPHQWWHQQVRDGMRRAGWSAENAERVLSDYVELTELHVSPEAQGHRLGERLLLALMAGRRESSVLLSTPEVTGEDNRAWRLYRRTGFQDVVRRFHFAGDARPFAVLGRELPLTPGTGLGLDTTTEEGPTT, from the coding sequence ATGCGCCGACGGTTGACCGAAGCCCTGTCCGTCTACGTCGCCGCGATGGGCTACCCGCGCGGAACCGAGTTGCATCGGGCGCCGATGTGGGCGGAGCACATCCTGCGGCCGGGGTGGGGCGCGGTGGGAGGAGTCTCACACGACGACCACCTGGTGGCGATCGCCTACTGCTATCGCGGAGCGCCACATCAGTGGTGGCATCAGCAGGTCCGCGACGGGATGCGACGAGCGGGGTGGTCCGCCGAGAACGCCGAGCGGGTCCTCTCGGACTACGTCGAGTTGACCGAGCTGCACGTCTCCCCCGAGGCTCAGGGGCACCGTCTCGGCGAACGGCTCCTGCTCGCCCTCATGGCGGGCCGCCGGGAGAGTTCCGTGCTGCTCTCCACCCCCGAGGTCACCGGCGAGGACAATCGAGCATGGCGTCTCTACCGGCGGACGGGGTTCCAGGACGTCGTGCGCCGATTCCACTTCGCCGGGGACGCCCGACCCTTCGCGGTGCTCGGCCGCGAATTACCCCTGACACCCGGGACCGGACTCGGTCTCGACACCACCACAGAAGAGGGGCCGACCACGTGA
- a CDS encoding SAV_6107 family HEPN domain-containing protein yields the protein MTNGTVVSFDASAAPSRTHARARMLLRRADAILGDAAGAPSAADMFLESYVAALRGAGALLDAVDPVPKRGASRSAWVRMRTAAPEFTEWASYFAAYSTLRASIEAGSADRLDAAEADEFFSQVGRFLHRVEDRVTSRSDAVAVPA from the coding sequence ATGACGAACGGCACGGTGGTCTCGTTCGACGCCTCCGCGGCGCCGTCGCGCACGCACGCCCGCGCCCGCATGTTGCTGCGTCGCGCGGACGCCATTCTCGGTGACGCGGCCGGTGCGCCGTCGGCGGCCGACATGTTCCTCGAGTCCTACGTCGCCGCGTTGCGCGGTGCCGGCGCCCTGCTCGACGCGGTCGATCCGGTGCCCAAGCGTGGGGCGTCCCGCAGCGCCTGGGTGCGCATGCGGACGGCTGCGCCGGAGTTCACGGAGTGGGCGTCGTACTTCGCCGCGTATTCCACGCTGCGTGCGTCCATCGAGGCGGGCTCGGCCGATCGGCTCGACGCGGCCGAGGCGGACGAGTTCTTCTCGCAGGTGGGACGCTTTCTGCACCGCGTCGAGGACCGTGTGACCTCGCGGTCCGACGCGGTCGCGGTGCCCGCGTAG
- a CDS encoding DUF3040 domain-containing protein — MPLSEHEQRMLDQIESALYAEDPKFASTVRGGRIRAASTRRRFQAVALFVIGLILLIAGVALPFKPGGFPIISLVGFVFMFGSGVLLLLRKPTAPQSEQSEGDNPPAPGSGPRRSGSAPRRGPRKGFSSRMEDRFKRRFDQE, encoded by the coding sequence GTGCCACTCTCCGAGCACGAGCAGCGCATGCTCGACCAGATCGAGAGCGCTCTCTATGCCGAGGACCCCAAGTTCGCGTCGACCGTGCGCGGCGGACGGATTCGAGCCGCATCCACGCGGCGTCGTTTTCAGGCCGTCGCTCTGTTCGTGATCGGCCTCATTCTGCTCATTGCAGGCGTGGCCCTCCCGTTCAAGCCCGGTGGATTCCCGATCATCAGTCTCGTCGGCTTCGTGTTCATGTTCGGCTCCGGCGTTCTGCTCTTGCTGCGCAAGCCCACCGCGCCCCAGTCCGAGCAGTCCGAGGGCGACAACCCGCCGGCACCGGGAAGCGGCCCGCGCCGTTCCGGTTCCGCACCGCGCCGAGGTCCTCGCAAGGGATTCTCCTCGCGGATGGAGGATCGTTTCAAGCGACGGTTCGACCAGGAATGA
- the mraZ gene encoding division/cell wall cluster transcriptional repressor MraZ, whose translation MFLGTYTPKLDDKFRLTLPAKFREDLAGGVMVSKGQDHSLAIYPRDVFAERVAKLSKASRSNPQARAYIRNLAAGTDEQRPDSQGRITIGSSHREYAALSKDCVVIGSMDHLELWDAASWERYSQEHEEDFSQAVDESLMDML comes from the coding sequence GTGTTTCTCGGTACCTACACGCCCAAGCTCGATGACAAGTTTCGACTGACGTTGCCGGCGAAGTTTCGCGAAGACCTGGCGGGAGGAGTGATGGTGAGCAAAGGGCAGGACCACAGCCTGGCCATCTACCCCCGTGACGTGTTCGCGGAGCGGGTGGCGAAGCTGTCGAAGGCCTCGCGGTCGAACCCGCAGGCGCGCGCGTACATCCGCAACCTCGCGGCCGGTACGGACGAGCAGCGGCCGGATTCGCAGGGTCGCATCACCATCGGGTCCTCGCACCGCGAGTACGCGGCGCTGTCGAAGGACTGCGTCGTCATCGGCTCGATGGATCATCTCGAGCTGTGGGACGCCGCGTCGTGGGAGCGGTACTCGCAGGAGCACGAAGAAGATTTCTCGCAGGCAGTGGACGAATCGCTCATGGACATGTTGTAG
- the rsmH gene encoding 16S rRNA (cytosine(1402)-N(4))-methyltransferase RsmH: MAEDEQASASPFSHVPVRLPRADELLGPAFVAAAANDRDPVYIDATLGLGGHAEHFLTAYPRLRLVGLDRDPDALAMAGERLAPFGDRVSLVATTYDGIEDALASVGLGATDSVDGILFDLGVSSMQLDSADRGFAYSVDAPLDMRMDPTTGRTAADILNTASHGEIARILSTYGEERFAGRIASAILRRRETEPFVTSGPLVELLYASIPAATRRTGGHPAKRTFQALRVAVNEELDSLRDAIAPALDSLVVGGRIVFMSYQSLEDRVVKQELTPRTRSTTPEGLPVELPGSGPEFRLLTRGAEKASQDEIDDNPRAAPVRLRGAERISRRSS; encoded by the coding sequence ATGGCGGAGGACGAGCAGGCATCCGCCTCGCCTTTCTCGCACGTTCCGGTCCGTCTTCCTCGGGCCGACGAACTTCTCGGACCGGCGTTCGTCGCCGCTGCTGCGAACGACCGCGATCCCGTCTACATCGACGCCACTCTCGGCCTCGGCGGTCATGCCGAACACTTCCTCACCGCGTATCCGCGGTTGCGTCTCGTCGGTCTCGACCGCGACCCGGACGCGTTGGCCATGGCCGGAGAACGGCTGGCTCCCTTCGGTGACCGCGTCTCGCTGGTCGCGACCACGTACGACGGTATCGAGGACGCGCTGGCGTCGGTCGGCCTCGGCGCGACGGACAGCGTCGACGGGATCCTCTTCGATCTCGGCGTCTCGTCGATGCAGCTCGACTCCGCCGATCGTGGCTTCGCCTACTCCGTGGACGCACCGCTCGACATGCGGATGGATCCCACGACGGGTCGGACCGCCGCGGACATCCTCAACACCGCGTCGCACGGTGAGATCGCCCGCATCCTCAGCACGTACGGCGAGGAACGCTTCGCCGGCCGCATCGCCTCGGCGATCCTGCGCCGCCGGGAGACGGAACCGTTCGTCACCAGCGGGCCTCTCGTCGAACTGCTCTACGCGAGCATCCCGGCGGCGACGCGTCGCACCGGCGGACATCCGGCGAAGCGGACCTTCCAAGCACTGCGGGTCGCGGTGAACGAGGAACTCGACTCGTTGCGAGACGCCATCGCACCGGCTCTCGACTCGCTGGTCGTCGGGGGACGCATCGTCTTCATGTCGTACCAGTCCCTCGAGGACCGCGTGGTCAAGCAGGAGCTGACACCGCGCACCCGGTCCACCACGCCGGAGGGGCTCCCGGTGGAGCTGCCGGGAAGCGGACCCGAGTTCCGGCTGCTCACTCGCGGCGCCGAGAAGGCCTCGCAGGACGAGATCGACGACAACCCCCGCGCGGCTCCGGTCAGACTGCGCGGCGCAGAACGCATTTCCAGGAGGTCGTCATGA
- a CDS encoding peptidoglycan D,D-transpeptidase FtsI family protein, with product MTTRQPYRSTGRDHGDPRARPATGSGPRGPRPPRRQGPRKSETFDFRFRYGRFAMFAILGVATLQLLWIQGIDAPSLSAQSASQRTTTIVDPATRGSITDRDGNPIAFTMEAKALTFQPQRVRVELEEAKAKDDTKPDPDDRIREVAAGVHGILGDLVSEKDLLDKMTGSSSFEYLVRSIDPAVAATIAEQYPEVGLERQDIREYPGGALAANIVGATGWDGHGLLGLEDSLDPVLAGTDGSRTYDRGSDGAVIPGSWRDQQPAIDGSNVELTLDSDIQYYVQQQVQQAKDLSGAKNASAVVLDSHTGQVLAMSNDGTFDPAIGVGNNSPTAQMGNLAVSSPFEPGSVNKIVTAAAAVEDGLTNPDEVLQVPGSITMSGATVKDAWDHGVAPYTTTGVFGKSSNVGTLMLAQRVGEDRYADMLDKFGLGQRTDVGLPGESAGSVPARDQWSGGTFANLPIGQGLSMTLLQMTGMYQAIANDGVRIPPRIVSATVGKDGQRTAEPQPEGVPVVSADTARTVRDMFRAVTQNDTGNQRGTGVAAGIEGYQVSGKTGTAQQVDPECKCYSNSNYWITFAGIAPADDPRYVIGIMLDAPTRSSDGSGGQSAAPLFHSIASWMLQRDAVPLSQEGRRLLLQAD from the coding sequence GTGACCACTCGACAGCCGTACCGGAGCACCGGCCGCGACCACGGCGACCCACGCGCTCGGCCGGCCACCGGCTCCGGTCCTCGCGGTCCTCGTCCGCCGCGTCGACAGGGTCCACGCAAGTCCGAGACGTTCGACTTCCGGTTCCGCTACGGCCGTTTCGCGATGTTCGCGATCCTGGGCGTCGCGACGCTGCAGTTGCTGTGGATCCAGGGCATCGACGCCCCGTCGCTGTCGGCGCAGTCGGCCAGTCAGCGCACCACCACCATCGTCGATCCGGCGACACGAGGGTCCATCACGGACCGGGACGGCAATCCCATCGCGTTCACGATGGAGGCGAAGGCGCTGACCTTCCAGCCGCAGCGAGTGCGTGTGGAGCTCGAGGAGGCGAAGGCGAAGGACGACACGAAGCCGGATCCGGACGATCGCATCCGCGAGGTCGCTGCCGGTGTCCACGGCATCCTGGGCGACCTGGTGTCGGAGAAGGACCTTCTCGACAAGATGACCGGATCCTCGTCGTTCGAGTACCTCGTGCGCAGCATCGATCCCGCCGTCGCGGCGACCATCGCCGAGCAGTACCCCGAGGTCGGCCTCGAGCGGCAGGACATCCGCGAGTACCCGGGTGGGGCGCTCGCCGCCAACATCGTCGGGGCGACCGGCTGGGACGGCCACGGCCTGCTCGGCCTCGAGGACTCCCTCGACCCGGTGTTGGCCGGTACCGACGGCTCCCGCACCTACGACCGCGGCAGCGACGGCGCGGTGATTCCCGGTAGTTGGCGCGACCAGCAACCCGCCATCGACGGCTCGAACGTGGAGCTGACGCTCGACAGCGACATCCAGTACTACGTGCAGCAGCAGGTCCAGCAGGCCAAGGATCTGTCGGGCGCCAAGAACGCGTCGGCCGTCGTCCTGGACTCGCACACCGGCCAGGTGCTGGCCATGTCGAACGACGGCACCTTCGACCCGGCCATCGGCGTGGGCAACAACTCGCCGACGGCGCAGATGGGCAACCTCGCGGTGTCCAGCCCGTTCGAGCCGGGATCGGTGAACAAGATCGTCACGGCGGCGGCCGCCGTCGAGGACGGTCTGACGAACCCCGACGAGGTGCTGCAGGTTCCCGGCAGCATCACGATGTCCGGTGCGACGGTCAAGGACGCCTGGGATCACGGCGTCGCGCCGTACACGACCACCGGTGTGTTCGGTAAGTCCTCCAACGTGGGCACGCTGATGCTCGCGCAGCGGGTCGGCGAGGATCGCTACGCGGACATGCTGGACAAGTTCGGGCTGGGACAGCGCACCGACGTGGGCCTGCCCGGCGAGAGTGCCGGCAGTGTCCCGGCCCGCGACCAGTGGTCCGGCGGCACGTTCGCGAACCTCCCGATCGGGCAGGGCCTGTCCATGACCCTGCTGCAGATGACCGGTATGTACCAGGCGATCGCCAACGACGGCGTGCGCATCCCGCCGCGCATCGTGTCGGCGACCGTCGGCAAGGACGGTCAGCGCACCGCGGAGCCGCAGCCCGAGGGCGTGCCGGTGGTCAGTGCCGACACCGCGCGCACCGTGCGCGACATGTTCCGGGCCGTCACGCAGAACGACACCGGCAACCAGCGCGGCACCGGTGTCGCCGCCGGTATCGAGGGATACCAGGTCAGTGGCAAGACCGGCACCGCGCAGCAGGTCGATCCGGAGTGCAAGTGCTACTCCAACTCGAACTACTGGATCACCTTCGCCGGCATCGCGCCGGCGGACGATCCGCGCTACGTGATCGGCATCATGCTCGACGCCCCGACCCGCAGCTCCGACGGATCGGGCGGGCAGTCCGCCGCTCCGCTGTTCCACTCGATCGCGTCCTGGATGCTGCAGCGTGACGCGGTGCCGCTCTCGCAGGAAGGTCGTCGGCTCCTCCTGCAGGCGGACTGA
- a CDS encoding UDP-N-acetylmuramoyl-L-alanyl-D-glutamate--2,6-diaminopimelate ligase has protein sequence MPSSTLRPQRPTVTSATELAGEIGLRHGVLVDGALVDATDDVGVTGIELRAQSILAGDLFAALPGARSHGAAFAGEALERGAVAVVTDDEGVALMIGSGVPDGTAVLVHPQPRSILGTLSAAVHDRPSAKMTVIGITGTSGKTTTSYLVEAALRAAGRTPGLIGTIETRIGTEPVPSALTTPEAPNLHAMFAAMYEQGVDTVVMEVSSHALSLGRVDGTTFAVGAFTNLSQDHLDFHLTFEDYFAAKARLFAEDSPVRADRAVVCVDDWWGRRMAEIAAAGGRAAPLTVATTTEGTASWSVTSWSSGPDGTQQFEVAARDTVVSASLRMPGRYNVANAVVAAAVCAEVGVDPAVALAAMAEVDVPGRMQRVERGQNFLAVVDYAHKPAALEAVLATLRAQTDGRIAVVVGAGGDRDAEKRPLMGEAAARAADLVVITDDNPRSEDPAAIRAAVRRGADAVGGSAEVREISPRDEAIHAVVQWATDGDVVLIAGKGHEVGQDVGGIKYPFDDRRVLADALDRQKGSM, from the coding sequence GTGCCCAGCTCGACTCTCCGCCCGCAGCGGCCCACGGTCACGTCGGCGACCGAGCTGGCCGGAGAGATCGGTCTGCGCCACGGAGTGCTCGTCGACGGTGCGCTGGTCGACGCGACGGACGACGTCGGCGTCACGGGCATCGAACTGCGCGCGCAGAGCATCCTGGCGGGCGATCTCTTCGCGGCCCTGCCGGGCGCTCGGTCGCACGGCGCCGCCTTCGCGGGCGAGGCGCTCGAACGCGGAGCGGTCGCCGTGGTCACCGACGACGAGGGTGTGGCCCTCATGATCGGTTCCGGCGTGCCCGACGGCACTGCCGTCCTGGTGCATCCGCAGCCCCGCTCGATCCTCGGCACGCTGTCCGCGGCGGTGCACGATCGGCCGTCCGCCAAGATGACGGTCATCGGCATCACCGGCACCTCGGGGAAGACCACCACGTCCTATCTGGTGGAGGCGGCGCTGCGCGCTGCCGGACGCACTCCCGGGCTCATCGGCACCATCGAGACCCGTATCGGCACCGAACCGGTGCCGTCCGCGCTGACCACGCCCGAAGCTCCGAATCTGCACGCGATGTTCGCGGCGATGTACGAGCAGGGGGTGGACACGGTCGTCATGGAGGTGTCCTCCCACGCGCTGTCCCTCGGCCGGGTCGACGGCACCACCTTCGCGGTGGGCGCGTTCACGAACCTCTCGCAGGACCACCTCGACTTCCATCTCACCTTCGAGGACTACTTCGCGGCCAAGGCCCGGTTGTTCGCCGAGGACTCGCCGGTCCGCGCGGATCGCGCCGTCGTCTGCGTCGACGATTGGTGGGGCCGGCGCATGGCGGAGATCGCGGCGGCCGGTGGCCGAGCCGCCCCGCTCACCGTGGCGACCACGACCGAGGGGACGGCCTCCTGGTCGGTGACGTCCTGGTCGTCCGGGCCGGACGGCACCCAGCAGTTCGAGGTCGCCGCACGGGACACCGTCGTGTCGGCGTCACTCCGGATGCCGGGGCGCTACAACGTCGCCAACGCCGTGGTCGCCGCCGCCGTGTGCGCGGAGGTCGGGGTGGATCCGGCGGTCGCCCTCGCCGCGATGGCCGAGGTCGACGTGCCCGGCCGCATGCAGCGCGTCGAGCGTGGTCAGAACTTCCTGGCCGTCGTCGACTACGCCCACAAACCCGCCGCACTCGAGGCGGTGCTGGCCACTCTGCGCGCTCAGACCGACGGCCGCATCGCCGTCGTCGTCGGCGCCGGGGGAGACCGCGACGCCGAGAAGCGGCCGCTGATGGGCGAGGCCGCGGCGCGCGCCGCAGACCTGGTCGTCATCACCGACGACAACCCCAGATCCGAGGACCCGGCCGCCATCCGCGCGGCCGTTCGGCGAGGCGCCGACGCCGTCGGCGGTAGCGCCGAGGTGCGCGAGATCTCTCCGCGCGACGAGGCGATCCACGCCGTGGTGCAGTGGGCGACGGACGGCGACGTCGTCCTGATCGCCGGCAAGGGCCACGAGGTGGGGCAGGACGTCGGCGGCATCAAGTACCCCTTCGACGACCGCCGTGTGCTCGCCGACGCCCTCGACCGACAGAAAGGCTCGATGTGA
- a CDS encoding UDP-N-acetylmuramoyl-tripeptide--D-alanyl-D-alanine ligase — protein MIRLSLSAVADIVEGTLHDVPDPSVEITAGVEFDSRKITEGGLFLALPGERVDGHDHAAGAVAAGAVAVLAARPVGVPAIVVEHEDGPGAAVLDALGKLAAASVAELAAGDLTVVGVTGSSGKTSTKDLIRAVLERAGTVVAPPGSFNNELGHPWTVMRADASTRFLVLELSARGRGHIAALAAIAPPRIGVELNVGTAHLGEFGSRENIAEAKSELVQALPAAEAGGLAILNADDPLVAAMASKTTARVVTYGSDTSADVHALDVRLDETARASFTMVTPSGSAPVSLLVHGEHQVGNALAAAAVGLDCGMDVETVAAALSGAEAASARRMDVRTRADGVTVVNDSYNANPDSVRAALKALVTMARSGRDRGRRSWAVLGEMAELGDESVIEHDRIGRLAVRLAVSKIIVVGTGRPSHGLYQGAVMEGSWGEEAHLVPDADAAIALLRDEVEPGDLVLVKASQSVGLWTVAEALLSEQGETR, from the coding sequence GTGATCCGACTGTCCCTGTCCGCCGTCGCGGACATCGTGGAGGGCACACTGCACGACGTCCCCGATCCCTCCGTGGAGATCACCGCCGGCGTCGAGTTCGACTCCCGGAAGATCACCGAGGGCGGACTGTTCCTCGCTCTGCCCGGTGAGCGCGTGGACGGTCACGATCATGCCGCCGGTGCCGTCGCCGCCGGTGCCGTCGCGGTGCTCGCAGCGCGGCCGGTGGGCGTTCCCGCCATCGTCGTCGAGCACGAGGACGGACCCGGCGCGGCTGTTCTGGACGCACTCGGGAAGCTGGCCGCGGCGTCCGTCGCCGAACTGGCCGCCGGCGATCTCACCGTCGTCGGTGTCACCGGAAGCTCGGGGAAGACATCGACCAAGGATCTGATCCGCGCGGTGCTCGAGCGTGCGGGCACCGTGGTCGCACCGCCCGGCTCCTTCAACAACGAGCTCGGGCATCCCTGGACCGTGATGCGCGCGGACGCCTCGACACGGTTCCTCGTCCTCGAGCTGTCGGCGCGGGGACGCGGCCACATCGCCGCGCTGGCCGCGATCGCACCGCCGCGGATCGGTGTGGAACTCAACGTCGGCACCGCGCACCTCGGCGAGTTCGGCTCGCGCGAGAACATCGCCGAGGCCAAGTCCGAACTGGTACAAGCGCTTCCGGCTGCGGAGGCCGGTGGTCTGGCGATCCTCAACGCCGACGATCCGCTGGTGGCAGCGATGGCGTCGAAGACCACCGCTCGCGTCGTCACCTACGGGTCGGACACCAGTGCCGACGTCCACGCGCTGGACGTCCGCCTCGACGAGACCGCGCGCGCGTCGTTCACCATGGTCACGCCGTCGGGGAGCGCTCCGGTGTCGCTGCTGGTCCACGGCGAGCACCAGGTGGGCAACGCATTGGCGGCGGCGGCCGTCGGCCTGGACTGCGGCATGGACGTCGAGACCGTCGCGGCCGCGCTGTCGGGCGCGGAGGCCGCCTCGGCCCGGCGCATGGACGTGCGCACGCGCGCCGACGGCGTCACCGTCGTCAACGACTCCTACAACGCCAACCCGGATTCGGTACGCGCCGCGCTGAAGGCGCTCGTCACGATGGCGCGCAGTGGCCGCGACAGGGGTCGGCGGTCCTGGGCCGTGCTGGGTGAGATGGCCGAACTCGGCGACGAGTCGGTGATCGAGCACGATCGGATCGGGCGCCTCGCGGTGCGTCTGGCCGTCAGCAAGATCATCGTCGTGGGAACGGGTCGCCCGTCGCACGGCCTGTACCAGGGTGCCGTCATGGAAGGGTCCTGGGGCGAGGAGGCCCACCTGGTTCCCGATGCCGACGCCGCGATCGCGCTGCTGCGCGACGAGGTTGAGCCGGGTGACCTGGTGTTGGTGAAGGCGTCCCAGTCGGTGGGGCTGTGGACCGTCGCGGAGGCATTGCTGAGCGAGCAGGGGGAGACTCGGTGA
- the mraY gene encoding phospho-N-acetylmuramoyl-pentapeptide-transferase: protein MRQILFAGGIALAVAILLTPVLIKAFSKQGFGQEIRVEGPASHQSKRGTPTMGGVAILAGLWAGYWGSHLIGIGYDADGPSVSALLVLGLTTVLGVVGFLDDFIKIRKQRNLGLNKTAKLVGQLFAAVIFGVLALQFNGAGGLTPGSVQLSYVRDIATVSMGGIVFILFCYLLVSAWSNAVNLTDGLDGLAAGSMTLVLGAYTVITFWQYRQACTTSPGPGCYDVRDPLDLALICAAAAGACIGFLWWNAAPAKIFMGDTGSLALGGLLAGLSIVTRTELLMVVIGALFVAEAASVVIQVAVFRSSRRRVFRMAPFHHHFELGGWAETTVIIRFWLLAAISSAVGLALFYSEYLSAIGD from the coding sequence GTGAGACAGATTCTGTTCGCGGGCGGTATCGCGCTGGCGGTGGCGATCCTGCTGACGCCCGTGTTGATCAAGGCGTTCTCGAAGCAGGGGTTCGGCCAGGAGATCCGGGTCGAGGGTCCTGCGAGCCATCAGTCCAAGCGCGGCACGCCCACCATGGGCGGCGTCGCGATCCTCGCCGGTCTGTGGGCCGGCTACTGGGGCTCGCACCTCATCGGCATCGGCTACGACGCGGACGGGCCGTCCGTGTCGGCGCTCCTGGTGCTGGGTCTGACGACGGTGCTGGGCGTGGTGGGCTTCCTCGACGACTTCATCAAGATCCGCAAGCAGCGCAACCTCGGACTGAACAAGACGGCCAAGCTGGTGGGTCAGCTGTTCGCCGCGGTGATCTTCGGTGTCCTCGCACTGCAGTTCAACGGTGCCGGCGGACTGACGCCGGGCAGCGTCCAGCTGAGCTACGTGCGCGACATCGCGACCGTCTCCATGGGCGGCATCGTCTTCATCCTGTTCTGCTACCTCCTCGTCAGTGCCTGGTCCAATGCGGTCAACCTGACCGACGGCCTCGACGGACTCGCGGCCGGATCGATGACCCTCGTGCTGGGTGCGTACACCGTCATCACGTTCTGGCAGTACCGGCAGGCGTGCACCACGAGTCCGGGACCCGGCTGCTACGACGTGCGTGATCCGCTCGACCTGGCCCTGATCTGTGCCGCTGCGGCGGGTGCGTGCATCGGCTTCCTGTGGTGGAACGCGGCGCCCGCCAAGATCTTCATGGGCGACACGGGCTCGCTCGCGCTCGGTGGCCTGCTCGCCGGCCTGTCCATCGTCACCCGGACCGAACTGCTGATGGTCGTCATCGGTGCGCTCTTCGTGGCCGAGGCCGCGTCCGTCGTGATCCAGGTGGCGGTCTTCCGGTCGAGTCGCCGACGAGTGTTCCGGATGGCCCCGTTCCATCACCACTTCGAGCTCGGAGGATGGGCCGAGACGACGGTGATCATCCGTTTCTGGTTGTTGGCCGCCATCTCGTCGGCCGTCGGACTGGCTCTGTTCTACAGCGAGTACCTCTCGGCGATCGGCGACTGA